The Palleronia sp. THAF1 genome window below encodes:
- a CDS encoding prepilin peptidase, producing MIDLLFAHLALSDRAALVFFALTLPVCIWVAASDVKHMKIRNMAVLALLVIYGVTGPLVLPLQDYLWGWVHFAVVLVICFGANMVGIMGAGDAKFLAAAAPFVPLSDSTEALYILVVAAVVALVLHRAIRRIPAVTRALPGWESWTNSKFPMGLALGPALSAYLAAAAFV from the coding sequence ATGATCGACCTGCTGTTCGCCCATCTGGCTCTGTCCGACCGGGCGGCGCTGGTCTTCTTCGCGCTGACCCTGCCGGTCTGCATCTGGGTCGCGGCGTCGGACGTGAAGCACATGAAGATCCGCAACATGGCCGTACTGGCGCTGTTGGTCATCTACGGCGTCACCGGCCCCTTGGTCCTACCCCTGCAAGACTACCTGTGGGGCTGGGTGCATTTTGCCGTCGTGCTGGTGATCTGCTTCGGCGCGAACATGGTCGGCATCATGGGGGCGGGCGACGCAAAGTTCCTTGCCGCCGCCGCGCCCTTCGTGCCCCTGAGCGACTCGACCGAGGCGTTGTATATCCTGGTCGTCGCCGCCGTTGTAGCATTGGTGTTGCACCGCGCGATCCGACGCATCCCGGCGGTAACGCGCGCCCTGCCCGGCTGGGAAAGCTGGACCAACTCCAAGTTTCCCATGGGCCTGGCCTTGGGTCCGGCGCTATCCGCCTACCTGGCCGCTGCAGCTTTCGTCTAG
- a CDS encoding tetratricopeptide repeat protein yields the protein MRYTPILALLIGALSLSACGQRDGSADVDRALKDLNVVDESNLNGLMLAQSDPNEAVAYFRRATSENPKRMDLQRGLAKALIRAKQPNQAAPIFARVAESKDGTDEDRLALADALIRAGDWKAAEVQIDKVPPSVQTYQRFRLEAMIADSNKEWDAADSFYQSAAGLTQTPAGVFNNWGYSKLTRGKFTEAERLFTQALTHDSDLFTAKNNMALARGAQGNYELPVVDMTQEERALLLHTLALTAIKQGNVATGEGLLRDAIDTHPQHFAAAQRALDALASNVSNG from the coding sequence ATGCGTTATACCCCGATTCTGGCGCTGTTGATCGGCGCGTTGTCCCTATCGGCCTGTGGCCAGCGGGACGGAAGTGCAGACGTCGACCGTGCCTTGAAGGACCTCAACGTCGTCGATGAAAGCAACCTGAACGGCCTGATGCTGGCCCAATCCGACCCGAACGAGGCCGTGGCCTACTTCCGCCGCGCCACGTCGGAAAATCCCAAACGCATGGATCTGCAACGCGGTCTTGCAAAGGCATTGATCCGCGCGAAACAGCCCAATCAGGCTGCACCCATCTTCGCACGTGTTGCCGAAAGCAAGGACGGTACCGATGAGGACCGGCTGGCACTGGCCGACGCGCTGATCCGCGCTGGCGACTGGAAGGCTGCCGAGGTGCAGATCGACAAGGTGCCCCCCTCGGTTCAAACCTACCAGCGGTTCCGGCTGGAGGCGATGATTGCCGACAGCAACAAGGAGTGGGATGCCGCCGACAGCTTCTACCAATCCGCGGCCGGTCTGACGCAGACACCCGCAGGCGTGTTCAACAACTGGGGCTACTCCAAGCTGACCCGCGGCAAGTTCACGGAAGCAGAACGCCTGTTTACACAAGCCCTGACCCACGACAGCGACCTGTTCACTGCGAAGAACAACATGGCGCTCGCGCGCGGCGCGCAGGGCAACTATGAGCTGCCCGTCGTCGACATGACGCAGGAAGAACGCGCCCTGTTGCTGCACACGCTCGCCCTGACGGCGATCAAGCAGGGCAACGTGGCCACCGGAGAGGGTCTGTTGCGCGACGCCATCGATACCCATCCGCAGCACTTCGCCGCCGCGCAACGCGCGCTGGATGCGCTGGCCTCCAACGTCTCGAACGGATGA
- a CDS encoding tetratricopeptide repeat protein: MRIAAISLVLLLAACGNTGGPLADAQSPPPVDRDADAVDGLIVGHRLMAAGEYELARKAYLRSAIEVGMTVDVLSALGSTDLRMGRLGQAEGLFRRAIKQDPTFVPALNNLGVVLMETDRVAEASRVFRAAFAADSGQSDDIRANLVRALALLEEGAYTDPDKPSFALVRRGNGDYLLLGRD, from the coding sequence TTGCGGATTGCAGCTATCAGTCTGGTCCTGCTTCTGGCCGCCTGTGGAAACACGGGCGGCCCTTTGGCGGATGCGCAAAGCCCGCCCCCTGTGGACCGCGATGCCGATGCGGTGGACGGCCTGATCGTCGGGCACCGACTGATGGCGGCTGGCGAATACGAGCTGGCGCGCAAGGCCTACCTGCGCAGCGCGATAGAGGTCGGCATGACCGTCGACGTGCTGTCTGCCCTTGGTTCGACCGACCTGCGCATGGGCCGTCTTGGGCAGGCGGAAGGCCTTTTCCGCCGCGCGATCAAGCAAGACCCGACCTTCGTTCCCGCCTTGAACAATCTTGGCGTGGTGCTGATGGAAACCGACCGCGTGGCAGAGGCCAGCCGCGTGTTTCGGGCCGCATTCGCAGCCGATAGTGGCCAAAGTGACGACATTCGCGCCAATCTGGTGCGCGCACTAGCCCTGTTGGAAGAAGGTGCCTACACTGATCCCGATAAACCGAGCTTTGCATTGGTTCGGCGCGGGAACGGGGACTACCTGCTTCTGGGTCGCGACTGA
- a CDS encoding type II secretion system F family protein, protein MDAIIQMLTDQLGPLGPMIALGGIGLLLVLGVLPFALNRRPDPMDKFQQAAKNRNARADGVSLRLGGGKVDKLEKYSNFLEPQNAEEYSAMRLKLIRAGYRSPNAIRIMNFAQMALGIGFLVLGLIFALASAGGEDVSTTKMILYTLLPGGIGYGLPKYWVTKRLQKRQEEIVNGFPDSLDMMLVCVEAGQSMDHSIARVAKEIRAGYPALSDEYEMVAQEIKAGKDKNVVLKDMGERAGVSDVSNFVTVLIQSAAFGTSIAEALRVYASEMRDKRVMRAEEKANTLPTKMTLSTMMFTVPPLLIILLGPSVYNIVETLGKMGQ, encoded by the coding sequence ATGGATGCCATCATTCAAATGCTGACCGATCAGCTGGGCCCCCTGGGTCCGATGATCGCCCTTGGCGGGATCGGGCTTCTGCTGGTTCTGGGTGTGCTGCCCTTCGCCCTGAACCGACGCCCCGACCCCATGGACAAGTTCCAGCAGGCTGCGAAGAACCGTAACGCGCGGGCCGATGGCGTGTCTTTGCGGCTTGGCGGCGGCAAGGTCGACAAATTGGAGAAATACTCCAACTTCCTAGAGCCGCAGAACGCCGAGGAATACTCGGCCATGCGCCTCAAGCTGATCCGCGCGGGTTACCGCAGCCCCAACGCGATCCGTATCATGAACTTCGCGCAGATGGCTCTGGGTATCGGCTTTCTTGTGCTGGGCCTGATCTTCGCCCTGGCCAGCGCTGGTGGAGAGGACGTTTCGACCACCAAGATGATCCTTTACACGCTGCTGCCCGGCGGCATCGGCTACGGCCTCCCGAAATACTGGGTGACGAAGCGTCTGCAGAAGCGGCAGGAAGAAATCGTAAACGGCTTTCCCGACAGCCTGGACATGATGCTGGTTTGCGTCGAGGCTGGTCAGTCCATGGACCACTCCATCGCCCGCGTCGCCAAGGAAATCCGTGCAGGCTACCCTGCCCTCTCGGACGAATACGAGATGGTCGCGCAAGAGATCAAAGCCGGTAAGGACAAGAATGTCGTCCTGAAAGACATGGGTGAGCGCGCGGGCGTGTCGGACGTATCGAACTTCGTGACCGTGCTGATCCAGTCGGCGGCCTTCGGTACATCCATCGCCGAAGCTTTGCGCGTCTATGCCTCGGAGATGCGCGACAAGCGCGTGATGCGCGCGGAAGAAAAAGCGAACACGCTGCCGACCAAGATGACACTGTCCACAATGATGTTCACCGTCCCGCCCCTTCTGATTATTCTGCTGGGACCGTCGGTGTATAACATCGTCGAAACGCTGGGTAAGATGGGGCAGTAG
- a CDS encoding type II secretion system F family protein, with protein MQVSMDLVVYGVIFVAVLLLVEGIYLTVFGKSISLNSRVNRRLEMLEKGGNREQVLEQLRKEMTQHMKNQKIPLYSLLATKAQKANIAFTPTQLIMMMGVLAIAAYTGLTLGTSADTPIRIACAVAMGVGGVFVWVSKKAKKRMSMIEEQLPDAVELMVRSLRVGHPFSSALAAVAKEVPDPLGSEMGVIADEAAYGRDTGEALKAMAERLDMQDLRFLAVAVTIQQQSGGNLAEVLYGLSQVIRSRFKLFRRVTAITAEAKWSGMFLSVFPLGAIVMINVLQPNYYDDVKETAYFIPACLVVAGFLVANIFVMKTLTNIKV; from the coding sequence ATGCAAGTATCCATGGATCTTGTCGTCTACGGCGTCATCTTCGTCGCCGTTCTGCTGCTGGTCGAAGGCATCTACCTGACCGTCTTCGGCAAATCGATCTCGCTCAACAGCCGGGTCAATCGCCGTCTGGAGATGCTCGAAAAGGGCGGCAACCGCGAACAGGTGCTCGAACAACTCCGCAAGGAGATGACGCAGCACATGAAGAACCAGAAGATCCCGCTGTACTCACTTCTGGCGACCAAGGCGCAGAAAGCGAACATTGCGTTCACGCCGACGCAGCTGATCATGATGATGGGCGTGCTGGCCATCGCGGCCTATACCGGGCTGACGCTGGGCACGAGTGCGGACACCCCGATCCGCATCGCCTGCGCAGTCGCGATGGGTGTCGGCGGCGTGTTCGTCTGGGTCTCGAAGAAGGCCAAGAAGCGCATGTCGATGATTGAAGAACAACTGCCCGACGCGGTCGAGTTGATGGTGCGCAGCCTGCGCGTCGGTCATCCGTTTTCCTCTGCTTTGGCCGCCGTCGCCAAGGAAGTGCCCGACCCGCTGGGGTCCGAGATGGGCGTCATTGCGGACGAGGCTGCGTATGGCCGCGACACCGGCGAGGCGCTGAAAGCCATGGCAGAACGGCTGGATATGCAGGATTTGCGCTTCCTCGCCGTTGCGGTGACGATCCAGCAGCAATCGGGCGGTAATTTGGCCGAAGTGCTCTACGGTCTCAGCCAGGTGATCCGTTCGCGCTTCAAGCTGTTCCGCCGCGTTACGGCCATTACGGCAGAGGCGAAGTGGTCGGGCATGTTTCTGTCGGTCTTCCCGCTGGGCGCAATCGTGATGATCAACGTACTGCAACCAAACTACTACGACGACGTGAAAGAGACGGCGTATTTTATCCCCGCCTGCCTTGTCGTGGCCGGTTTCCTTGTCGCCAACATCTTCGTCATGAAGACCCTTACGAACATCAAGGTCTGA
- a CDS encoding CpaF family protein yields MFSRYKKTGSPTKPATLPKGVPTPKSGEPASAAPIPPKAKMATKLPDNVRPMRAEARAAQPDKEKKRKERLGDIKVQLHKELLENLNLAALEQASESDLKSEITAIASEAMSTMGIVLNREERQLLNQELYDEVKGLGPLEALLKDESVNDILVNGPQQIFVERAGKLELTDITFKDERHLLRIIDKIVSAVGRRVDESNPYVDARLADGSRFNAMVPPIAVDGSLVSIRKFKKDKLGIQDLVNFGAFTEEMALYLEAAVSTRLNIIVSGGTGSGKTTTLNALSSFIDNDERILTIEDTAELQLQQTHVGRMESRPANVEGRGAVSQRDCLKNALRMRPDRIIVGETRGEEVIDMLQAMNTGHDGSMTTIHANSARDGISRLENMIAMAGIEMPLKAVRSQIASAVHLIVQASRLQDGSRRMVSITEVTGMEGDVISMQEVFRFQRTGLTPDNKILGHYTGTGVRSHYAERFKMWGYNLPAEIYEPVKG; encoded by the coding sequence ATGTTCTCGCGTTACAAGAAAACCGGATCGCCCACCAAGCCCGCCACGCTGCCCAAGGGCGTGCCCACACCGAAATCGGGAGAGCCTGCGTCTGCCGCCCCGATCCCGCCCAAGGCGAAAATGGCGACCAAGCTGCCCGACAATGTTCGCCCGATGCGCGCCGAAGCCCGCGCCGCGCAGCCCGACAAGGAAAAGAAGCGCAAGGAACGACTTGGCGACATCAAGGTCCAGCTTCACAAGGAGCTTCTGGAGAACCTGAACCTCGCCGCGCTGGAACAGGCGAGCGAGAGCGACCTGAAATCAGAGATCACCGCCATCGCGTCAGAGGCGATGAGCACGATGGGCATCGTTCTGAACCGCGAAGAGCGTCAGCTTCTGAACCAGGAACTGTACGACGAAGTGAAAGGCCTCGGCCCGCTGGAAGCGTTGCTGAAGGACGAAAGCGTTAACGATATCCTCGTCAACGGACCCCAGCAGATCTTCGTGGAACGCGCGGGCAAGCTGGAACTGACCGACATCACTTTCAAGGATGAGCGTCACCTGCTGCGCATCATCGACAAGATCGTGTCCGCCGTGGGCCGCCGCGTTGACGAATCCAACCCATACGTCGACGCCCGCCTCGCAGACGGCTCGCGTTTCAACGCCATGGTCCCGCCCATCGCGGTGGATGGCAGCCTTGTCTCGATCCGTAAGTTCAAGAAGGACAAGCTGGGTATCCAGGATCTTGTGAACTTCGGGGCCTTCACCGAGGAAATGGCACTGTATCTGGAAGCTGCCGTGTCCACCCGCCTGAACATCATCGTCTCGGGCGGTACGGGTTCGGGTAAGACGACCACGTTGAACGCCCTGTCGTCCTTCATCGACAACGACGAGCGTATCCTGACGATCGAAGATACGGCGGAGCTTCAACTGCAACAGACCCACGTGGGCCGAATGGAAAGCCGCCCGGCCAACGTCGAAGGCCGCGGTGCCGTCAGCCAGCGCGACTGTCTGAAGAATGCCCTGCGGATGCGCCCCGACCGTATCATCGTCGGTGAGACGCGCGGCGAGGAAGTCATCGACATGTTGCAGGCCATGAACACTGGCCACGACGGGTCGATGACCACGATCCACGCGAACTCTGCCCGCGACGGCATCAGCCGATTGGAGAACATGATCGCGATGGCCGGTATCGAAATGCCGCTGAAGGCCGTGCGCAGCCAGATCGCGTCCGCTGTCCATCTGATCGTGCAGGCCAGCCGCCTTCAGGACGGTTCGCGCCGCATGGTGTCGATCACCGAAGTGACCGGCATGGAAGGCGATGTGATCTCTATGCAGGAAGTCTTCCGCTTCCAGCGCACCGGTCTGACGCCCGACAACAAGATATTGGGCCACTACACCGGCACCGGTGTGCGCTCGCACTACGCCGAGCGCTTCAAGATGTGGGGCTACAACTTGCCCGCCGAAATCTACGAACCCGTGAAAGGCTGA
- a CDS encoding AAA family ATPase, which produces MSSNAVQTEEIAPIRACTVCRDVQNFDLLIEDMETALGEAWGDLSFQDAAMFLKQPDAEELEFIAIAMDDEDEPNVAQIADLIRSASARKIGVIVIAEEVSPMVLHQLLKLGANEFVPYPLPDGALGEAIERLKEPAPAPAAPAAPATPALKTSKEDRNGVILPVQGLAGGVGATTFAVNLANELSTLGGDKPPRVCILDMELQGGAVSTYLDLSPRDAVLEILTDTETMDADSLMQAMVAHDERLHVFPAPSELVPLDMIGPEDVDRILTFAASQFDFVVIDMPSTVVQWTETVMNRAHAYFALLETDMRSAQNALRLLRALKAEDLPIEKLRFVMNRAPKFTDMAGKSRVKRLAESLGVSIDVMLPDGGKQVVEANDTGIPLAKSAKKNALRKEIAKIALSAHQLNADVAEV; this is translated from the coding sequence ATGTCGAGCAACGCTGTCCAGACCGAGGAGATCGCCCCCATCCGGGCCTGCACCGTCTGCAGGGACGTGCAGAACTTCGATCTGCTGATCGAGGACATGGAAACTGCCCTTGGCGAAGCGTGGGGCGACCTGTCGTTTCAAGATGCGGCAATGTTCCTCAAGCAGCCCGATGCCGAGGAACTGGAATTCATCGCTATCGCGATGGACGACGAGGATGAGCCCAACGTCGCCCAGATCGCCGACCTGATCCGCAGCGCATCGGCGCGCAAGATCGGCGTCATCGTCATCGCGGAAGAGGTCAGCCCGATGGTGCTGCACCAGCTGTTGAAGCTGGGCGCCAACGAATTCGTCCCCTACCCCTTGCCCGATGGCGCCCTTGGCGAAGCGATCGAGCGCCTGAAAGAGCCTGCCCCCGCGCCCGCCGCACCAGCCGCGCCTGCGACGCCCGCGCTGAAGACGTCGAAAGAGGACCGCAACGGCGTGATCCTTCCCGTGCAGGGCCTTGCCGGTGGCGTTGGTGCCACGACCTTTGCGGTGAACTTGGCCAACGAGCTCAGCACCCTGGGCGGCGACAAGCCCCCGCGTGTCTGCATTCTGGACATGGAGCTTCAGGGCGGCGCGGTCTCGACATATCTGGACTTGTCGCCCCGTGATGCCGTTCTGGAAATCCTGACTGACACCGAAACCATGGACGCCGACAGCCTGATGCAGGCGATGGTGGCCCATGACGAACGGCTGCACGTCTTTCCGGCCCCGTCCGAGCTGGTCCCCCTGGACATGATCGGCCCCGAGGACGTGGACCGCATCCTGACATTCGCCGCTTCGCAGTTCGATTTCGTCGTGATCGATATGCCATCGACCGTCGTTCAATGGACCGAAACGGTGATGAATCGGGCCCACGCCTATTTCGCGCTGCTGGAGACCGACATGCGCTCGGCCCAGAACGCGTTGCGCCTGCTGCGTGCGCTGAAGGCCGAAGACTTGCCCATCGAAAAGCTGCGCTTCGTGATGAACCGCGCACCGAAATTCACCGATATGGCCGGAAAAAGCCGGGTCAAGCGTCTGGCCGAAAGCCTTGGCGTGTCGATCGACGTGATGTTGCCGGACGGCGGCAAGCAGGTCGTCGAAGCCAACGACACGGGCATTCCGCTGGCCAAATCCGCCAAGAAGAACGCGCTGCGCAAGGAAATCGCGAAGATCGCTTTGTCGGCCCACCAGCTGAACGCCGACGTTGCGGAAGTATGA
- a CDS encoding OmpA family protein, producing the protein MIRTHRTPALLAVTSVLALVSCGSPTWNAPVGAYLDEGQFGNPTMSNMMVQAGKVGQVEHLNNRFSAEIDSVVTFAFDSAHLSPDARAVIARQAAWIRQFPEVTFRVYGHTDLVGSASYNKSLGLRRANAVVAELVRNGVNGARLAALVSYGETQPLIVTQGREQANRRTVTEVSGFVGGRPTLIDGKYAEVIYREYVEGATYMPRIGDTDEGGGGGE; encoded by the coding sequence ATGATCCGAACACACCGCACCCCCGCCCTTTTGGCCGTCACCTCTGTGCTTGCACTGGTATCCTGCGGCTCGCCCACCTGGAACGCCCCGGTCGGCGCTTATCTGGACGAAGGCCAATTCGGCAATCCGACGATGAGCAACATGATGGTCCAGGCCGGCAAGGTCGGTCAGGTCGAGCATCTGAACAACCGCTTCTCGGCAGAGATCGATTCTGTCGTGACCTTCGCCTTCGACAGCGCGCATCTTAGCCCCGACGCCCGTGCGGTGATCGCACGGCAGGCGGCGTGGATCCGGCAATTCCCGGAAGTCACCTTCCGCGTCTACGGTCACACCGATCTGGTCGGCTCGGCCAGCTACAACAAATCGCTGGGCCTGCGCCGCGCGAATGCCGTCGTGGCCGAACTGGTCCGCAACGGTGTGAATGGCGCGCGACTGGCGGCCCTTGTGTCCTACGGGGAAACGCAGCCGCTGATAGTTACCCAAGGTCGCGAACAGGCCAACCGCCGCACGGTCACGGAAGTGTCCGGCTTCGTTGGCGGCCGTCCGACACTGATCGACGGCAAATACGCCGAGGTGATCTACCGCGAGTACGTCGAAGGCGCGACCTACATGCCGCGCATCGGGGATACGGACGAAGGCGGCGGCGGCGGCGAATAG
- a CDS encoding type II and III secretion system protein family protein — protein sequence MHMSSFLRAASVGLAMTFGTIAATPLDAQNLRVLSNGTSSALRVPMNRAVVVESDVPFAELSIANPAIADISTLSDRTVYVLGKTPGRTTLTLLNAEGRLITNVDVQVVPDLGEFKERLQQILPGEKIEVRTANDGIVMSGIVSSITALDRALELAERYAPERVSNLMSVGGQQQVMLKVRFAEMSRSVSKSLSSSLGIATGNGVFAGGGFTSAANAVGGVDNGAFQLSGDVQGALGVSFGSDSLRLEVVLEALESKGVIRTLSEPNLVSLSGQGAEFLAGGEYPIPVRDTLGGIGIEYKPFGVELDFIPTVLADEVINVEMGAAVSAIDNSIVVNLGNGAAVNGFSRREAKTTVQLRDGESFAIAGLLEDDFRDAITSVPWLGDVPVLGALFRSTSYNRNQTELVIIITAHLVSPVRGEALSLPTDRVVPPTERDLFLFGSTDGTTRTRPALQGAAGEVARQDYTGSYGYVME from the coding sequence ATGCATATGAGCAGTTTTCTAAGGGCCGCATCCGTCGGCCTTGCAATGACATTCGGCACCATCGCGGCCACTCCACTTGATGCGCAGAACCTGCGCGTCCTGTCGAACGGCACGTCCTCGGCCCTTCGGGTGCCGATGAACCGCGCGGTCGTGGTGGAAAGCGACGTCCCCTTCGCCGAGCTGTCCATCGCCAATCCGGCGATCGCCGATATCTCGACGCTGTCCGATCGCACCGTCTACGTTCTGGGCAAGACGCCCGGCCGCACGACACTGACGCTTCTGAACGCGGAAGGGCGGCTGATCACAAACGTGGACGTGCAGGTCGTTCCCGACCTGGGCGAGTTCAAGGAACGTCTGCAACAGATCCTACCCGGTGAAAAAATCGAGGTGCGCACCGCGAATGACGGGATCGTCATGTCGGGCATCGTGTCGTCGATCACCGCGCTGGACCGCGCGCTGGAGCTGGCCGAACGCTACGCCCCCGAACGCGTATCCAACCTGATGAGCGTGGGCGGCCAGCAGCAGGTCATGCTGAAGGTGCGCTTCGCGGAAATGAGCCGCAGCGTCTCGAAATCCCTGTCCAGCTCGCTGGGTATTGCCACGGGCAACGGGGTTTTTGCTGGCGGTGGCTTCACCAGCGCCGCGAACGCCGTCGGCGGCGTCGACAATGGCGCCTTCCAGCTGAGCGGCGATGTTCAGGGTGCGCTTGGCGTGTCCTTCGGATCGGACTCCTTGCGGCTGGAAGTCGTGCTGGAGGCGCTGGAAAGCAAGGGTGTGATCCGCACGCTCAGCGAACCGAACCTTGTTTCCCTGTCGGGCCAAGGCGCTGAATTCTTGGCGGGCGGTGAATATCCGATCCCGGTGCGCGATACGCTGGGCGGCATCGGTATCGAATACAAACCTTTCGGCGTCGAATTGGACTTCATCCCCACCGTGTTGGCCGACGAAGTCATCAACGTTGAAATGGGCGCTGCCGTATCGGCCATCGACAACTCTATCGTGGTCAACCTTGGTAACGGCGCGGCCGTCAACGGTTTCTCTCGCCGCGAAGCAAAGACCACCGTGCAGTTGCGCGACGGCGAAAGCTTTGCCATCGCCGGTCTCTTGGAAGACGACTTCCGCGACGCGATCACGTCGGTGCCTTGGTTGGGTGACGTACCGGTACTGGGCGCGCTCTTCCGCTCGACCTCTTACAACCGCAATCAGACCGAACTGGTCATCATCATCACCGCGCACCTCGTGTCGCCGGTCCGGGGCGAAGCCCTGTCGCTACCGACCGACCGCGTGGTCCCGCCGACCGAACGCGACCTGTTCCTGTTCGGCAGCACCGATGGCACGACCCGCACCCGCCCCGCCCTGCAAGGCGCAGCCGGAGAGGTCGCGCGGCAGGACTACACCGGGTCCTACGGCTACGTGATGGAGTAG
- the cpaB gene encoding Flp pilus assembly protein CpaB has translation MRSVFIAVLIAGLGLAGFAVYMARDYIASLETTAVAEPAVPMTEIIAVKHDIAYGSPLTTDDLHYLELPTDALPEGTFTVAEDLFPQGFDVPRTVIRAMLKNEPVLANKVTKPGEDAGVATRLSSGMRAFAIRVDVASGVSGFLRPDDEVDLFWTGTLPDERREVTKLIDTNVRIVAVDQSADSERAGATVARTITVEATPRQVAAFAQAQSSGRLSLALVGALDQIVSEQVEIDQRELLGIEEETRAEAPVAPKTCSIRTRRGSEVVEIPIPCNDG, from the coding sequence ATGCGTAGCGTATTCATTGCAGTCTTGATCGCAGGCCTCGGGCTTGCCGGCTTCGCCGTTTACATGGCCCGCGATTACATCGCCTCGCTTGAGACGACGGCCGTCGCAGAACCAGCGGTGCCCATGACCGAGATCATCGCCGTCAAGCATGACATTGCTTACGGGTCGCCACTGACGACGGATGACCTGCACTACCTGGAACTTCCGACCGATGCGCTGCCCGAAGGCACGTTCACGGTCGCCGAAGACCTGTTCCCGCAAGGCTTCGACGTGCCGCGCACCGTGATCCGGGCAATGCTGAAGAACGAGCCGGTTCTGGCCAACAAGGTTACCAAGCCCGGAGAGGATGCAGGCGTCGCCACACGTCTGTCCTCAGGAATGCGCGCCTTCGCGATCCGGGTCGACGTGGCCTCTGGCGTGTCCGGCTTCCTGCGCCCCGATGATGAGGTCGATCTTTTCTGGACGGGCACCTTGCCGGATGAGCGACGCGAGGTGACCAAGTTGATCGACACCAACGTGCGCATCGTCGCGGTTGACCAGTCCGCCGACTCTGAACGCGCCGGCGCCACCGTGGCCCGCACGATCACCGTCGAAGCGACACCGCGCCAAGTGGCCGCGTTCGCTCAGGCGCAATCCTCTGGCCGTCTCTCGCTGGCCCTCGTCGGTGCATTGGATCAGATCGTGTCAGAGCAGGTCGAGATCGATCAACGCGAGCTTCTGGGGATCGAGGAAGAGACCCGTGCAGAAGCGCCCGTCGCCCCAAAGACCTGCTCGATCCGCACCCGCCGCGGTTCCGAAGTCGTGGAAATCCCAATCCCCTGCAACGACGGCTGA
- a CDS encoding Flp family type IVb pilin, whose translation MTFLNIIKTFSNDEDGAVTVDWVVLTAAVVGLGIAVLSSVTTGTKGVTQNISSYLNTITVDKAF comes from the coding sequence ATGACCTTCCTCAACATCATCAAGACCTTCTCCAACGACGAAGATGGCGCCGTGACCGTCGACTGGGTCGTTCTGACCGCCGCCGTTGTTGGCCTGGGCATTGCCGTCCTGTCGTCCGTGACGACCGGCACCAAGGGTGTGACGCAGAACATCTCCAGCTACCTGAACACGATCACCGTCGATAAGGCGTTCTGA
- a CDS encoding Flp family type IVb pilin, whose amino-acid sequence MFIRPFIKSFVADEDGAVTVDWVVLTAAIVGLGIAVLSTVTSGAKSVTEAVSSHLEGTTITTTFP is encoded by the coding sequence ATGTTCATCCGGCCCTTCATCAAGAGCTTTGTCGCCGACGAGGACGGTGCCGTGACCGTGGACTGGGTCGTGCTGACCGCCGCCATCGTCGGCCTCGGCATCGCTGTCCTGAGCACCGTAACCTCCGGCGCCAAAAGCGTAACGGAAGCCGTGTCCAGCCACCTCGAGGGCACAACCATCACCACGACCTTCCCGTAA